From a single Silene latifolia isolate original U9 population chromosome 6, ASM4854445v1, whole genome shotgun sequence genomic region:
- the LOC141587703 gene encoding uncharacterized protein LOC141587703 yields the protein MHVEKNVFDSVIGTLLNMPNKTKDGVKARNDMAARGRIELKPIEKGKRIYIPPSCTTLSKKEKMIVCEYLKGVKVPHGYSSNISRLVSIKDCKLVGMKSHDCHVMLTQLLPVAIRSVLPKHVRQVITKLCLFFDAINSKDIHPDSLDDLQADVVVTLCELEMYFPISFFDIMVHLVIHLVREIKLCGPVFQRNMWAMEREMGTYKRRMKNRCRPEGSIVEATIACETIQFCVDYMADVQPIGVPISRHEGRLLGKGTLGKKQMRVDRDSFQKAHLYVLQHMTEVHPYLTEHLELLKRQNPHKRDDWLLNEHSRTFAEWFKGKVMSELSTQSHNVSANLLWLAYGPKSNITSFEGYDINGFCFYTSRQDEKSTMQNSGVTLLASSEEYVGKGKDPVDITRAYYGKIEDIWELEYVTFSVPLFRCKWVDSDKGVTVDDMGFISVNFNVVGHIHEPFILASQAKQVFYIEDPLDKRSSVVRYGKRRILGVEGVVDEEEYDQLDELPPVSVKRRSVQDLRDETYMRQDHDEGLWFDNFK from the coding sequence ATGCACGTGGAGAAGAACGTGTTTGATAGTGTAATTGGAACATTGCTCAATATGCCGAATAAGACTAAGGATGGGGTGAAAGCTCGAAATGACATGGCTGCTAGGGGGCGTATCGAGTTAAAACCAATTGAGAAGGGAAAACGTATCTATATACCACCGTCTTGCACGACTCTTTCTAAGAAGGAGAAGATGATTGTTTGTGAATATTTAAAAGGGGTCAAAGTACCACATGGATATAGCTCTAACATAAGTCGTCTTGTTTCCATAAAAGATTGTAAGTTAGTTGGTATGAAATCTCACGATTGTCATGTTATGCTTACACAATTGCTGCCGGTGGCCATTAGATCCGTATTGCCTAAGCATGTTAGGCAAGTCATCACCAAGCTTTGCCTCTTCTTTGATGCAATCAACTCAAAAGATATCCATCCTGACAGCTTAGATGACTTGCAAGCGGATGTTGTTGTGACTTTATGTGAATTAGAGATGTACTTTCCGATTTCTTTCTTTGACATCATGGTACACCTGGTCATTCATTTAGTGCGTGAGATTAAACTTTGTGGTCCGGTGTTTCAACGAAACATGTGGGCGATGGAGCGAGAGATGGGTACTTATAAGAGACGAATGAAGAATCGTTGTCGTCCTGAAGGTAGTATTGTTGAAGCAACAATTGCATGTGAGACAATCCAATTCTGTGTTGACTATATGGCAGATGTTCAGCCTATTGGAGTTCCCATATCTCGGCACGAAGGTAGACTCTTAGGGAAGGGTACTTTGGGTAAGAAACAAATGAGAGTGGACCGCGATTCTTTTCAGAAAGCACATTTATATGTTTTACAACATATGACAGAGGTCCATCCCTATTTAACCGAGCACCTGGAGTTACTGAAGCGACAAAATCCACATAAACGCGATGACTGGTTGTTGAATGAACATAGTCGAACTTTTGCGGAGTGGTTTAAAGGTAAGGTGATGAGTGAGTTGTCTACACAATCTCATAATGTAAGTGCTAACTTACTTTGGTTAGCATATGGCCCTAAATCGAACATCACATCATTTGAAGGGTATGATATCAATGGGTTTTGCTTTTACACAAGCCGACAAGATGAGAAGagtacaatgcaaaatagtggagtGACTCTTCTTGCATCATCAGAAGAATATGTTGGAAAGGGTAAGGATCCCGTAGACATCACAAGGGCATACTATGGGAAAATTGAGGATATTTGGGAGCTTGAGTATGTAACTTTTAGTGTACCCTTGTTTCGGTGTAAATGGGTAGATTCTGATAAGGGTGTCACCGTTGACGATATGGGATTCATTTCGGTAAACTTTAATGTTGTTGGACATATACATGAACCCTTCATTCTTGCATCTCAAGCGAAACAAGTATTCTACATTGAAGATCCTTTAGATAAGAGATCATCCGTGGTTCGTTATGGGAAAAGGCGTATTCTTGGTGTCGAGGGAGTAGTTGACGAAGAAGAATATGATCAACTTGATGAACTCCCTCCGGTTTCAGTCAAGCGTCGATCGGTTCAAGATTTACGTGATGAAACTTATATGCGACAAGATCATGATGAGGGTCTATGGTTCGATAACTTTAAATAG